ctttattggcatcaatggttccatTAAGAACATCCACGGAaccttttaaatgcagaaaaggtactttatagtcgaaaaaggttcttaagtctttaattttttcttcaaaatggttattttaggaactgttcactgaaaggttctttggggaaccaaaaatgattaatctatggcatcactgcaaaaacacccatttggaacctttatttttaagagtgtagtttcGGAAATAAGTGACAAACACAGTTTAAAGGAGAGAgctaaacaaaacaccagtcaaacaaggattttaaagaaaaaagaggaTTTCAGACTGGTTGTCCTTTGCTAAACAAAGGAGattttgcttcctttgcttctgtaaacaaaacattcaCACGTGACTAGCATATTCTTACTGGGGCCTATGCTACACCTACGTCCTATGTCATCCACttgaacgccactctctcgtgaacgcgCATACAACAGTAAGCGAAAGTTAgagattttaaagttttaaatatggatataaacgttttataaagttgtaaatatggatCCTTTTCTTACACAatcgcatcgattcacttcagaaggccccCAGAGCTgcgtggagtactttttatgatggatggatgcactgtattggacttaaaaatctcaacacccattcactgccattacaaaactcggaagagccaggacattttttaacataactccgAATGCATTCGCCTGAAAGacgaaagtcatatacacctaggatggcttgagggtgcgtaaatcatggagtaattttcatttttgggtgaactatccctttaaaaaagaacaaaaaaagtttaatttagaCAAAAATGTCAAGATTTGCCTTTTGTGTACCACATAATATCACCAAACAGAtttggaaggaaaaagtgtaaaaaattggatttttggtgaactatcactttaactcAATGTGACTAATGGTGCATTCAGCAAAATGTATCACTGTCAGTCCCCATGCTTACAAAATGCTAACGCTAAGCTGTTCTTTAAAAGCACCTAATATTGTACTTACACCTTCCCAACTCATAAATACTAACTTCCCAGACACAATTTATCTGGAGTGAATTAGCTTGCTGCTAACTGTCTTTGCACATATTTTCTGTGAATGAATATTGTAGCTTAATTGTTTCTTATGCTGGTTGGCTCCTCTAGCATGTCCTGATCATGGTGAAGATGATTTTGGCCTTCATGATCCCTGATGAACCGGACTGGGTCCGAATCAAGAGAGAGCAAATCGAGTATCACTCTATGCAAGCGCTTAAGAAACAGGTAACTTTAGCAACTAATGTTAGCTATTAGCATTTTAGCATGCTAGTGTTTTGTTTACCAAGCTATATTAGATTTAAAGTCTTTATTTATACACAACAGTGAGGAAAAAAGTGTAGCAGTAAACATTGTGCTAGTTTTAGCTGTTAGCATATAGTTAGCAGGATCAGCCATATTTTCCAACTTTGATAATAATGCTGACagaatctatttttattatatttaatcttGTTTCTCATAGCTTATCAAAAACTAAAGTCCTCATGTGATTAACcaacaagttattttaaatctaatGTAGGCTACTTTATGCACTGTTTACATAACtgtaaatgacattaaatataattttctgtCTCACAGAGGATCATGTGCTCTCGTGTGGGTGATAAACTCCCTTCGAAGGCCTAAATGGAAGAGCAACCAAAGACTATTTCCATAGAGACAATCGCAAGAAGGGAGGCGGCTGGCTATAAAGTCATATTTAGCTTGCTAATCTACCATATGGCACCGTGTACCAAAGATAGCTTCCACAGTTTACAGGGCGTTTAAGTCCAAGTTAATAATTGTTTGCCTCAGTGGTGCTTTCTTGAAAACTACTGAAAAGATTATCAAGGTCACGGAAGATAAAATTATGGGTAAACATGGAGACTgtattaatgattttaaaacaaaagttcACCACAATCACTATGTAATAGCTTAAGTTTTTTCATGCCTTTGTctgtatatttgattttttttttgtttatatattgtgacagttttaactttttgtctgttgtatttttacatttcatcaaaaaaaaatttgctgGTGTAAATAACCACCCAATGCATGCTTCACTGAATACGTTTGGTGATGTAAGTGGCCTTGAATAAACtcataataaatattcaaatggCTTTAAGCTGAGAAAACCACATTATACAATAAATAGCCATACACAAATATCATGGTCTTGTGCACTAATACCAAACCAAACAGGACAACACAAGAGGCAGTTTAatcagttttaataaataaatataaaaataaattaatctcATTGAGACACAGTCATAGTTTTAGTAAGGGTCAATGGGACTATAGACAAACCCAAATCTGACTTTCGCTGTAAAGCGATTACAGATGCTTTGAAGGATGGAGACCCATGTCAAATgagaaacatcaaaataaaaagaaaataaatgctgattatGAAAATATAGTGCATGTCTGCCTTTATATCGCTCTGCCCTCTGATTGGTCCAGAAGGTTGTACTTACAAATCATCCCAGCCTTGATTTAAACGTAGTATgggaatgaaaattaaaaattcagaaGTTATGGAGATGTCTATATAAGTCTATATTTCTTGCTATGTCACCCCAAAGCACCTCTTACATCTACACTTGTGCATTTGGTCAAGCTTATCTGTGGTCCAAGATATCGCAACAAAAATAAGTGTTTGAAATTTGCACTTTCATTGGCTAAAGTATGTGACAAAGAAAAACTCACCGGTGACAAGTGCACTACGTATAGCGCAAAAATATACGAACATGTGAAGTGACTGAATAGCTTTGACGCCCTTCAGAGTACCAAAGTAACAGTAACCACAGTCACATTTGCTATCTAAATGTATATGTGATGTGTTTAGGCTGTTCAGGAGGTAAAAACAACAGTAACCGCTAGCTTCACTCATGCCATTGCAACATACGAAGGCTGGATTTTTGTCAATGTACATTTTAAGCTAGGCTCAGCTACGCTATTTAGCTTTACGTTAGCATACAGCTcttcaaatgtatttacaacTGTGACAAGAAACTATTTGACCTTTTTGACAGTCATCAAACTGCTACGTTCAAGGAATAAGATCTAAAATGGAGGGTTGAAATGTTTGGTATGTATACGGTGCAAGGGTCAAAATACAACATCATACCAATAGCATAATATGTCCAAAAGAATATATACACTGTACATGACTGGATATTTCAAACAGCTTATCCCCGTAAAACATATGTTAAAGATGCACCCAGAGGCAGATGATTAAACAAAATAGATAGAATGGTATGTAATCTCCCTCGCATATCTccatatgtaaatgtctttgtcatcatCTTTCCAAAACACCCTTGATAACTCTCTAATACTTGATAAAAGCTTCATAATATTTCCAAGAGTTAGCAGTTTTAAAACAAACTTCAAAATATAGCTCCAGGAAGACCAGTCTTCtgttttgtgtaatattatgtCGTCATAATCTCTCAGAATAATCTCTGTTTGAGCCCTCATATATACACAGATATAGTTAGCATCCTTCCCTGGTCAGTCCCCTGCTCCCAAAATGCTAATGCTAAGCTGTTCTGATTTAGCATGCTCTCATAACCATGCTCCCAAACTGTCACTGTTCACTGTATCAATGTGGCGAAGTATTCTGCTTCCTACCCCACTGCCTGAGGGTAAAGATGCTAGCAAACATGCTAGCGTGAGACAGCGGTGTGGGAACAACTTCAACAACGCCACAGCATGCAACTTCTGAGTAAAAGTTCTGAGTTAAAACCTCGCAGTTGCCTGCAAGATTGAACCAAATGAAAACCAAAAACTCGTTAGGAATACTACACCGACTGGACGGCTAGTTCTTGAGTCTGAACATACACTGTTGTGACTGTTCATCGTCTGTTCTTGTGTTGGCTTATTACGTGTTGCTCTGAAGTATGGTCTTCATCCACTCACTTAGTGATCTTATTGTGGTAAAGCTAGTACAGTGCAAAATGACAAGTTATTGAATTAAAGCTCCTACGCTAGCAAGACATACGCTATATCTAATAAAAGTCTCTGAGATAGCACAGTATATAGTGAGCAGTGTCAGTAGATACAGGTGTTCATATACACAGCATTGCCAAGAGGTTAACTGTTTTACAGGAAAGCAGCAGGGAATGCTGGGTAgggaaagaaaataaagatataCAAGCACCTCTGAGGTTACAGTATGAGGTGAGAACACACTTTTTCGTTTATTGTCTGAACAACTCCACAGAGTTGCGGAGTTGTAGAGGTTGGAGGATTTCGGTTGATATCAGTTTGTTCTTTGATCTTGGGATACAACCTCTACAACACATGGCAGCAGTTGTACTGTGCAAATGGGAGGAGCTTCTCTTTAGAGGTGGGCTGGATGTTGAAGGACAAGGCTTTCTCACAGAGCGGAAACTGCAGCAGACGTTCTCGCAAGTTTACGTTCTTGACCTTGCTGGGATCGGCCCGGATAGCAGAGTCAGTACTTGTGTCCCTGGTTCCCTGGAGGCCTTTCTGAGGTTTAGGTTGTGCCTCCTCAGGTTTCTCGACTTCCCCTGCAGTCTTGCGCATCTCCACCCCATCGGGACCCAGGTCCACACAGTGGTTCCTTGGCAGGGACCTCGGGGAACCGCAAGGGGTTGATACCACCCCAACTTCAAGGAGTCGAGATTTGGCTAGggtgttattgttgttttctaGCATTTCTTTTGAAGGTTCAGGCTGCCCCCAGCAGCACTGCACAACATCCAGTCTAGGAGGTGGTGGAGGTCCATCTCTATTTGGACCTTGAATTTGTTCTCCTTCTTGCTCATCTAAAGATAAGCTAGGACAGGTGAAAACACTTTTGTCCCCTCCTCTACCTGGTTGCTCTGTGTGGTTTAACTCTTCCACATTGGCTACTTGATGTTCCATGGTGCCAGAGGTGATGCTAGACACTGAATCTGAAAGCTTCGCCTGCTCTTCCGACCCTTCCTCAAGTTCCTCCTCCTCAGCCAGAGTTTCACAGTTTCCCATCCCTTTACAAGACGGCCTCCCTATTCTCCTCTGAGTCTCTGATTGGAAAGATGTTCTCGAAGGTTTCAATGAAAGATCTGTCAAAGGAAGAGGATCCAGTTTACCTGGTGCCACCTCAAGCTTTTCCTCATTCCTGTTCTGCTCATTTTCATCATCCTCGTCCTCTTCTTCCTCGCAGATCTGCTGTAAGGCTCCAAGGCTCTTAACAGTAGGTTGGTCCGGAGGTAGAGGGCGCAGACCAAGGCTCAAGCAGGGAGCCGTGCTGCAAAAGTCACTGAAGGAGTTGTCGTGACGGTTGGCTTTGGGAGCCAGCAGATCCCCAGATTCACTCACACCACGTCGGGCATAGCCGGAAGACAGAGAACCGAGAGGCGCTAAGGGACCTAGGGGTGTTCCTCTTAGCATATCAGTCTGGGGCACTTGGCTCACCAAGTCAAGTGGTTCTGACATGGGTCTTCTGTAACAAAGCCAATAACAGTACTCAGTACAATGCATCAGGAACCTTAGTGTACCAAGGGTTGTGTGGTAAGATTATCTCTACCACCTAAAACGGGGGTAGGCAAGTTTGGTCCAAGAGACCTGCTGTCccgcagagttcagctccaacttgcctcaacacaccagCCTTGAAATTTCTAGCAGGCtaagtaagaccttgattagctggttcaggtgtgttttattagggctggagctaaactctgcaggacaccagccctctgGGACAAAGTTTAGAGACCACCTGACCTAagagcaggggtgtccaaactcagtACAGGAGGAccggtgtcctgcagatttcagttccaacttgcctcaacacacatACCtggaccttgattagctggttcaggtgtgtttaattagggtaggagttaaactctgcagaacacTGGCCCTCTGGGACAAAGTTAGGAGACCCCTGACCTAagagcaggggtgtccaaactcggtcctggagggccagcgTCCCACAGAGTTTActtccaacttgcctcaacacacatGCCtggaccttgattagctggttcaggtgtgtttatttagagttggagctaaactatgCAGGACACCGACCCTCTGGGACAGAGTTTGGAGACCTTACCTAAGAGGATAAACCACATTTAGATCCAAAATGATTTATACCAGGCATGGgtaaactcggtcctggagggccagtgtctcTGCAGAGATTAGCtgcaaccctgataaaactcatcTGTCTGTAGCCTTTTAGTAATATGAAGACAATGATTAGCTTGTTGAGATttgtttgatcaaggttggagctaaactctgcagggacactggccTTCCAGCACCAAG
The sequence above is drawn from the Labeo rohita strain BAU-BD-2019 chromosome 25, IGBB_LRoh.1.0, whole genome shotgun sequence genome and encodes:
- the snrkb gene encoding SNF related kinase b, with the protein product MAATKSGYEGKIAGLYDLDRTLGKGHFAVVKLARHVFTGQLVAVKVIDKTKLDDLATGHLLQEVRCMKLVQHPNVVRLYEVIDTQTKLYLILELGDGGDMYDYILRHEGGVAEDTAKVHFAQIVRAIAYCHRLHVVHRDLKPENVVFFRQQGTVKLTDFGFSNHFQPGTMLMTSCGSLAYSAPEILLGEEYDAPAVDIWSLGVILYMLVCGHPPFQEANDSETLIMIMDCRYTVPNHVSPECKDLISRMLQRDPAKRASLTEIEGHPWLQGVDPSPAGYTAAPLTSHRSLLPEEHEFILQAMTSGSIADRDAIQEALEADRYNHITATYYLLGERLLREKQEQSSLSPEQRHTQRPMSEPLDLVSQVPQTDMLRGTPLGPLAPLGSLSSGYARRGVSESGDLLAPKANRHDNSFSDFCSTAPCLSLGLRPLPPDQPTVKSLGALQQICEEEEDEDDENEQNRNEEKLEVAPGKLDPLPLTDLSLKPSRTSFQSETQRRIGRPSCKGMGNCETLAEEEELEEGSEEQAKLSDSVSSITSGTMEHQVANVEELNHTEQPGRGGDKSVFTCPSLSLDEQEGEQIQGPNRDGPPPPPRLDVVQCCWGQPEPSKEMLENNNNTLAKSRLLEVGVVSTPCGSPRSLPRNHCVDLGPDGVEMRKTAGEVEKPEEAQPKPQKGLQGTRDTSTDSAIRADPSKVKNVNLRERLLQFPLCEKALSFNIQPTSKEKLLPFAQYNCCHVL